One Desulfobulbus propionicus DSM 2032 DNA segment encodes these proteins:
- a CDS encoding class II aldolase/adducin family protein, giving the protein MSGLGLRAQLLATARAMNSQGLNQGTSGNVSVRDGSGLLITPSALPYDRCGEDDLVWMDGEGKVEGRRKPSSEWRMHAAIYRYYPQAGAVLHAHSLYCTTLACLERPIPAFHYMVAMAGGDSIRCAPYATFGTQALSDAAIAALEDRSAALLGHHGMICLAADLDHVLALAIEVETLARMYLQALQVAEPPLLPRAEMAEVLRRFADYKA; this is encoded by the coding sequence ATGAGCGGTCTCGGTCTGCGCGCGCAACTGCTGGCCACGGCCCGGGCCATGAACAGCCAGGGGTTGAACCAGGGGACCTCGGGCAATGTCAGCGTCCGCGACGGCAGCGGTTTGCTCATCACGCCCTCAGCCCTACCTTATGACCGGTGCGGGGAAGACGATCTGGTGTGGATGGACGGGGAGGGCAAAGTCGAGGGCCGGCGCAAACCGTCGTCGGAATGGCGGATGCATGCCGCTATCTATCGCTACTACCCCCAGGCGGGTGCTGTGCTCCATGCCCACAGCCTCTACTGCACCACCCTGGCCTGTCTGGAGCGGCCGATTCCGGCCTTTCACTACATGGTGGCCATGGCCGGCGGCGATTCCATCCGTTGCGCGCCCTACGCCACCTTCGGCACGCAAGCGCTGTCCGACGCGGCGATCGCGGCCCTGGAGGACCGATCTGCGGCCCTGCTCGGTCATCATGGCATGATCTGCCTTGCCGCCGATCTCGACCACGTACTGGCCTTGGCCATCGAGGTGGAAACGTTGGCGCGGATGTATCTCCAGGCCCTGCAGGTGGCCGAGCCACCGCTCCTGCCAAGGGCGGAGATGGCCGAGGTCCTGCGCCGCTTCGCCGATTACAAGGCTTGA
- the mtnA gene encoding S-methyl-5-thioribose-1-phosphate isomerase yields the protein MQVNGQAYRSIWLAADGVGVEIIDQTRLPFHFHIVRLESVEQAMTAIRDMLVRGAPLIGATAAYGLCLGLRQHATTEAVENMAAQLIACRPTAINLRWAVERMLRLLLPLPPEQRLAAAYHEAGRICAEDVATNEAIGRHGATLIAAIHRNKKEGQPVNILTHCNAGWLATVDWGTALAPVYKAVELGIPVHVWVDETRPRNQGASLTAWELVAAHIPHHLIVDNAGGHLMQHGQVDCCIVGTDRTTASGDVCNKIGTYLKALAARDNGVPFYVALPGSTVDWTVSDGVAEIPIEERGEEEVLQLQGRDEAGTVHTVAIAPVATPAVNPAFDVTPARLVTGLITERGICAASRSGLLGLYPEQGQ from the coding sequence GTGCAGGTAAACGGACAGGCCTATCGATCCATTTGGCTGGCGGCCGATGGGGTGGGCGTTGAAATCATTGATCAGACCCGCTTGCCCTTTCATTTTCACATCGTTCGCCTGGAGAGTGTGGAGCAGGCAATGACCGCCATTCGCGACATGCTGGTTCGTGGCGCGCCGTTGATCGGGGCCACCGCCGCCTATGGCCTCTGCCTCGGCCTGCGCCAGCACGCCACCACCGAGGCTGTGGAGAACATGGCCGCTCAGTTGATCGCCTGCCGGCCGACGGCGATCAATCTTCGCTGGGCGGTGGAACGGATGCTGCGACTGCTGCTGCCCTTGCCGCCGGAACAGCGATTGGCCGCGGCCTACCACGAAGCCGGGCGGATCTGCGCGGAAGACGTGGCTACCAACGAGGCCATCGGCCGTCACGGTGCCACCTTGATTGCGGCGATCCATCGCAACAAGAAAGAGGGGCAGCCGGTCAACATCCTCACCCACTGCAACGCCGGCTGGCTGGCCACCGTCGATTGGGGCACTGCCCTAGCACCCGTCTACAAGGCGGTGGAGTTGGGCATCCCGGTGCATGTCTGGGTCGATGAAACCCGGCCGCGCAATCAGGGTGCCTCGCTTACCGCCTGGGAATTGGTGGCCGCGCATATTCCCCATCACCTGATCGTCGACAATGCCGGCGGTCATCTCATGCAGCATGGCCAGGTGGATTGCTGCATTGTCGGCACCGACCGGACCACGGCCAGCGGCGACGTGTGTAACAAAATCGGCACCTATCTCAAGGCGTTGGCCGCCCGGGACAACGGTGTGCCTTTCTATGTGGCCCTGCCCGGATCCACCGTTGACTGGACGGTGAGTGACGGCGTGGCCGAGATTCCCATCGAGGAACGGGGCGAGGAAGAGGTGTTGCAATTGCAGGGACGGGACGAGGCGGGCACGGTGCACACAGTGGCCATCGCTCCCGTGGCCACGCCGGCAGTCAATCCGGCCTTTGATGTTACCCCGGCCCGGTTGGTGACCGGCCTGATCACCGAGCGGGGCATCTGTGCGGCCAGCCGAAGCGGCCTGCTCGGCCTCTATCCGGAGCAGGGGCAATGA
- a CDS encoding HDOD domain-containing protein yields the protein MNTPDSVLASLNLSGQLPSMPQALVQLIDSCHTPDIPFQAIADIIDKDAAISAKILQLVNSAFIGPRRTITSVEQAVVYLGIDAVRNLAISISVQQVFRRGEKNGPLTLDRFWHHSYQNALLSRKIATTIDYPEPSEAYLAGLLHDIGKLLLWMAFPGSYAPLLLKGVRCVNARLAFLEEEKLHVNHCQAGAWLGEQWRLPTLLTDAIRYHHHPIEAVRQALPLVRITSLADLLSHGDPTATDGLEAAHQLLGLTAAQVATVFDGLDEQVEQIATHMGIRIPRDAGHSSDPRPDEVKEAHKDASRTLINRVRDVSQLCGLLDNLLRAEDRERIVRAVEQGILLLLDERRCLLLLTDTATGQLRAHVPTDASLTGEAERLAFVPQDHAGSLPARALEERRMLHAFSGTHESSTQDHLFDAHLRRLLGTEGLAAIPLIHHGKIEGLLLVGLERRTQRLLLAQATSVRLLADHAAAALHLDRMHAARAEQIAAERLQAATLVARNIAHEINNPLAILRNYLHILAGKNRQGQSIDAEVAIIDGELERIAHITTGLQNLARESEAMHLEPLDLHRLLEEILDLFRAALPEDKQVRLTFTPLDEQLSPMADSRSLRQIMQNLLGNALDAVSPGGMITVHTKRAHKNVLITVTDNGPGVAPAIRDSLFQAGVSTKNGRHSGLGLAIADQLARRMGGSLSCASVPGTTVFTLQLSA from the coding sequence ATGAACACTCCGGATTCGGTTCTTGCCTCTCTCAATCTTTCCGGCCAGTTGCCCAGCATGCCGCAGGCACTGGTGCAGCTGATCGACAGCTGCCACACCCCCGATATCCCGTTTCAGGCCATCGCCGACATCATCGACAAAGATGCCGCGATCAGCGCCAAGATCCTGCAACTGGTCAATTCGGCGTTCATCGGCCCCCGCAGGACGATCACCAGCGTGGAACAGGCGGTGGTCTACCTGGGCATCGACGCTGTCAGGAATCTGGCCATTTCGATCTCCGTACAGCAGGTCTTTCGCCGGGGGGAAAAAAACGGTCCCCTCACCCTTGACCGCTTCTGGCACCACTCGTACCAGAATGCCCTGCTGTCCAGAAAGATCGCCACGACCATCGACTATCCCGAACCTTCCGAGGCCTATCTGGCGGGTCTTCTGCACGACATCGGCAAACTGCTGCTGTGGATGGCCTTTCCCGGAAGCTATGCGCCCCTGTTGCTCAAGGGGGTCCGTTGCGTCAATGCCCGTCTCGCTTTTCTCGAGGAGGAAAAATTGCACGTCAACCACTGCCAGGCCGGAGCCTGGCTGGGCGAACAGTGGCGGTTGCCCACCTTGCTCACCGACGCTATCCGCTACCATCACCACCCGATCGAGGCGGTTCGCCAGGCCTTGCCCTTGGTCAGAATCACCAGCCTTGCCGACCTGCTCAGCCATGGCGATCCCACCGCAACGGATGGCCTGGAAGCGGCCCATCAGCTTCTTGGCCTGACAGCGGCGCAGGTGGCGACGGTGTTCGATGGACTGGATGAGCAGGTCGAGCAGATCGCCACCCACATGGGGATCCGCATTCCCCGAGACGCCGGCCACTCGTCCGATCCGCGCCCCGACGAAGTCAAGGAGGCGCACAAAGACGCCTCGCGGACCCTGATCAACCGGGTCCGGGACGTTTCCCAGCTCTGCGGCCTGCTCGACAACCTGTTGCGGGCCGAGGACCGGGAACGGATCGTCCGCGCGGTCGAGCAGGGAATCCTCCTGCTCCTCGACGAGAGGCGCTGCCTGCTCCTGCTGACCGATACCGCCACCGGCCAGCTGCGCGCCCATGTCCCGACGGACGCGTCCCTCACCGGGGAGGCGGAGCGACTCGCCTTTGTCCCCCAGGACCATGCCGGCAGCCTGCCGGCCCGGGCGCTTGAGGAACGGCGCATGCTCCACGCCTTCTCCGGCACGCACGAATCCTCGACCCAAGATCACCTCTTTGATGCCCATCTGCGACGCCTGCTGGGGACGGAAGGATTGGCGGCCATTCCCCTGATCCACCACGGCAAAATCGAAGGGCTGCTGCTCGTTGGCCTGGAGCGGCGGACGCAGCGGCTCCTGCTTGCCCAGGCCACCTCCGTGCGGCTGCTGGCCGACCATGCGGCCGCCGCCCTGCATCTGGATCGCATGCACGCGGCCCGGGCGGAACAGATCGCGGCCGAACGGTTGCAGGCCGCGACCCTGGTGGCCCGCAACATTGCCCACGAAATCAACAACCCGCTGGCCATTCTCCGTAATTATCTTCACATCCTGGCAGGCAAAAACAGGCAGGGCCAATCGATTGACGCCGAGGTGGCGATTATCGACGGCGAACTGGAACGGATCGCCCACATCACCACAGGCTTGCAGAATTTGGCGCGGGAATCCGAGGCAATGCACCTCGAACCGCTGGACCTTCACCGGTTGCTTGAGGAAATTCTCGACCTGTTCCGGGCCGCCCTGCCAGAGGACAAACAGGTGCGCCTCACCTTCACCCCCCTGGACGAACAGCTCTCCCCCATGGCTGATTCCCGTTCCCTCCGCCAGATCATGCAAAACCTGCTGGGCAACGCCCTGGATGCGGTTTCGCCCGGAGGAATGATCACCGTGCACACCAAGCGTGCGCACAAGAATGTGCTCATCACCGTCACCGATAACGGACCGGGGGTTGCGCCGGCGATTCGGGACTCCCTCTTTCAAGCCGGGGTCTCGACCAAGAACGGGCGGCACAGCGGTCTGGGACTGGCGATTGCCGACCAGCTGGCGCGCCGGATGGGCGGATCGCTCTCCTGCGCGTCCGTTCCGGGAACCACGGTCTTCACCCTGCAGCTCTCGGCGTGA
- a CDS encoding hybrid sensor histidine kinase/response regulator yields the protein MHTVLIIDDEPRFSTSLEVLLKAEGYQVHVAYSGESAFHLLRQHAFSAALVDINLPDISGNLIASRIGKEHPETAVIILTGNATVDSAVESLRQGVYDYLRKPCAPDRLLQTLARGIQHKRLTMDLHNSEKRFRQLAQATWEGIIIYDRGTLLQTNSQLCKMFGYAETELLGKQIFDVLLDRNTIRALEFPADPETIGPFEARGVKKDGTTFPVEFRVKHIDYQGRQVQVAAIRDVTDSEIALKQKTSLMEKLADAQRMESLGLMASSVAHDLNNILAGIVTYPELLLMDLGEEFKYREELLMIREAGKRAAAVVNDLLTVARGATCKKEVQNVNDLITGYLNSVEFREISQRYPQIKVTPYLESALHNISCSTMHLTKSIMNLVNNAAEAIQARGQIILATKNVQLTAPHHGYETIEPGEYVMISVEDDGPGISPQDMRQIFSPFYSKKVMGRSGTGLGLAVVWNTIHDHGGFIDVISSTTGSTFSLYFPVSKFGAYKPTQPTPVISQYQGNGERVLVVDDQKSQREIASRLLSRLGYQPLTVPSGEEAVEYIKKTPVDLVILDMLMDPGINGCETYEQILRHVPGQKAIITSGYSNAEEINRAMNLGISQFVKKPYSLYELAQALKTEMAPPHSSMYSQK from the coding sequence ATGCACACCGTTCTCATCATCGACGATGAACCCCGTTTCAGCACCAGCCTGGAAGTTTTGCTCAAAGCGGAAGGATATCAAGTGCATGTGGCTTATTCCGGTGAATCGGCCTTCCATCTATTGCGGCAGCATGCCTTTTCGGCCGCCCTGGTCGACATCAATCTGCCCGATATCAGTGGCAACCTGATCGCCTCCCGGATCGGCAAGGAACATCCCGAAACAGCGGTCATCATTCTCACCGGCAACGCCACCGTCGACAGTGCGGTAGAATCGCTTCGCCAAGGGGTCTATGATTATCTGCGCAAGCCCTGCGCCCCGGACCGCCTGCTGCAGACCTTGGCCAGAGGCATCCAGCACAAGCGGCTCACCATGGATCTGCACAACAGCGAGAAACGGTTCCGCCAATTGGCCCAAGCCACCTGGGAAGGGATCATCATCTACGATCGGGGCACCTTGCTGCAAACCAACAGCCAATTGTGCAAGATGTTTGGATACGCGGAAACCGAACTGCTGGGCAAGCAGATCTTTGATGTTCTCTTGGACCGCAACACCATCCGTGCCTTGGAATTCCCCGCCGACCCGGAAACCATCGGCCCATTCGAGGCGCGCGGGGTGAAAAAGGACGGCACCACGTTTCCGGTGGAATTCAGGGTCAAGCACATAGACTACCAAGGCCGCCAGGTACAAGTGGCCGCCATTCGCGACGTCACCGACAGTGAGATTGCCCTCAAGCAGAAGACCTCGCTCATGGAAAAACTGGCCGATGCCCAGCGGATGGAATCACTTGGCCTCATGGCCAGTTCCGTGGCCCATGATCTCAACAACATCCTGGCCGGGATCGTCACCTATCCGGAGTTGCTGCTCATGGACCTGGGCGAGGAGTTCAAATACCGCGAAGAACTGCTGATGATCCGGGAAGCGGGCAAACGAGCGGCGGCGGTGGTCAACGATCTGCTGACCGTGGCCCGGGGGGCGACCTGCAAGAAAGAAGTGCAGAACGTCAACGATCTGATCACCGGCTACCTCAATTCGGTGGAATTCAGGGAAATCAGTCAACGCTATCCACAGATCAAGGTGACTCCCTATCTGGAAAGCGCGCTGCACAACATCAGTTGTTCGACCATGCATCTGACCAAGTCGATCATGAACCTGGTCAACAACGCCGCCGAGGCGATTCAGGCCCGGGGACAAATCATCCTGGCCACGAAGAACGTGCAACTCACCGCCCCCCATCACGGCTATGAAACCATTGAGCCGGGCGAATATGTGATGATTTCGGTGGAAGATGACGGCCCCGGCATCTCGCCCCAGGATATGCGGCAGATTTTCAGCCCCTTTTACAGCAAGAAGGTCATGGGCCGCAGCGGCACCGGCCTCGGCCTGGCGGTGGTGTGGAACACGATCCACGATCACGGCGGGTTTATCGACGTGATCAGCAGCACCACCGGTTCAACCTTTTCCCTCTATTTTCCGGTCAGCAAGTTCGGCGCCTACAAGCCAACCCAGCCAACCCCGGTGATCAGCCAGTACCAGGGCAATGGCGAACGGGTGCTGGTGGTCGATGACCAGAAGAGCCAGCGGGAAATAGCCAGCCGGCTCCTCTCCCGACTCGGCTACCAGCCGCTGACCGTGCCCTCGGGCGAAGAAGCCGTCGAATACATAAAAAAAACGCCCGTTGACCTGGTCATCCTCGACATGCTCATGGATCCGGGAATCAACGGCTGTGAAACCTACGAACAGATTCTCCGTCACGTCCCGGGACAAAAGGCCATCATCACCAGCGGCTATTCCAACGCCGAGGAGATCAATCGGGCCATGAACCTGGGCATCAGCCAGTTCGTCAAAAAACCGTATTCCCTTTACGAACTCGCCCAAGCCCTGAAAACGGAAATGGCCCCGCCCCACTCCTCGATGTATTCTCAAAAATAA
- the sppA gene encoding signal peptide peptidase SppA: MKQLFRILFMPLFWLWKFLSSGLSVLSNLLFLALVLAILTVAFYTPKIDVPAACALVVSPAGDIVEERSPMDPMTRILGHLSGTPLEKDTFLQDILDGVNAASGDARIKMLVINTNRMGGASLDQLRAIGTAVEAFKKTGKEVIALGDSFNQAQYYLASWADKIYLHPMGAVDIRGFSVFRLYLREMLDKLAINMHVFRVGTFKSAVEPFLRNDMSPEDREANSLWLGNLWQVYRDDIVRHRKLDAEVFVDNVNQMVTQLASVGGDRGRLAVATGLVDGLKSHQELEQLLKEHIGVSADAKSFRHIALSDYLQTFPSSYVDTKGKKELIGIIAASGNILPGEGAVGQIGADDLIKRIRKARQDQRIKAIVLRITTGGGSALASELIRQELAQAKKEGKIVVVSMGAMAASGGYWLAADADLIVAAPTTLTGSIGIFGAVPTVEKTLANLGIHGDGVGTTDIAHFGNPATTMSPEEETALHMEVMQGYRRFIDIVAQGRKMRPEQVEKIAEGRVWDGTTALKLGLVDKLGNLEEAIAEAAKLAKVPEENGLFIELTPDNYLERFKRVEQPIEALLARLTGSAALPVSLRRTAQEQFDFLLPAADPRGLYAHSLVPLSALRFR, translated from the coding sequence ATGAAACAATTGTTCCGCATCCTCTTTATGCCCCTGTTCTGGCTCTGGAAATTCCTCAGCTCCGGGTTGTCTGTACTGTCCAACCTTCTTTTCCTGGCCCTTGTCCTGGCGATTCTGACCGTGGCTTTCTACACACCCAAGATCGACGTGCCGGCGGCTTGCGCCCTGGTGGTGTCCCCGGCAGGAGATATTGTCGAAGAGCGTTCGCCCATGGATCCCATGACCAGGATACTGGGGCATCTGTCCGGAACACCCCTTGAAAAGGATACCTTTCTCCAGGACATCCTTGATGGGGTGAACGCGGCCAGTGGGGACGCCCGCATCAAAATGCTGGTCATCAACACCAATCGCATGGGCGGCGCCAGCCTTGACCAGCTGCGGGCCATCGGGACCGCGGTGGAGGCGTTCAAGAAGACGGGCAAGGAGGTGATCGCCTTGGGCGACAGCTTCAACCAGGCCCAATACTATCTGGCTTCCTGGGCCGACAAAATCTATCTCCATCCCATGGGAGCGGTCGACATCCGCGGCTTTTCCGTGTTCCGGCTCTACCTGCGGGAGATGCTCGACAAACTGGCGATCAACATGCACGTGTTCCGCGTCGGCACCTTCAAATCGGCGGTGGAGCCGTTTCTCCGCAACGACATGTCCCCGGAAGACAGGGAAGCCAACAGCTTGTGGCTGGGCAACCTGTGGCAGGTCTATCGCGACGATATCGTTCGGCACCGCAAACTCGACGCCGAGGTGTTCGTCGACAACGTCAACCAGATGGTCACGCAGCTGGCCTCGGTGGGCGGTGACCGTGGCCGTCTGGCCGTGGCCACAGGCCTGGTGGACGGCCTGAAGAGCCATCAGGAACTGGAACAACTGCTCAAGGAGCACATCGGGGTTTCGGCCGATGCAAAGAGTTTCCGCCATATCGCCCTCAGCGATTATCTGCAGACCTTCCCCTCCTCCTATGTCGACACCAAGGGAAAGAAAGAGCTGATCGGCATCATCGCCGCCTCGGGCAACATCCTGCCCGGCGAGGGGGCGGTTGGCCAGATCGGTGCCGACGACCTGATCAAGCGTATCCGCAAGGCTCGGCAGGATCAGCGAATCAAGGCCATCGTCTTGCGTATCACCACCGGCGGCGGCAGCGCCCTTGCCTCGGAACTGATCCGCCAGGAGCTGGCGCAGGCAAAAAAAGAAGGAAAAATCGTGGTGGTGTCCATGGGGGCCATGGCCGCCTCGGGCGGCTACTGGCTGGCGGCCGATGCCGACCTGATCGTGGCCGCGCCGACCACCCTCACCGGCTCGATCGGCATCTTCGGGGCCGTGCCCACGGTGGAGAAAACCCTGGCCAACCTGGGCATCCACGGCGACGGGGTGGGCACCACCGATATCGCCCACTTCGGCAACCCGGCCACGACCATGAGCCCCGAGGAAGAAACCGCCCTGCACATGGAGGTGATGCAGGGCTACCGCCGGTTCATCGACATCGTCGCCCAAGGACGGAAAATGCGTCCGGAGCAGGTGGAGAAAATCGCCGAAGGACGGGTGTGGGATGGGACGACCGCGCTCAAGCTCGGACTGGTGGACAAGCTGGGCAATCTGGAGGAAGCTATCGCCGAGGCCGCCAAGCTGGCCAAGGTTCCGGAAGAAAACGGCTTGTTCATCGAGCTGACGCCGGACAATTACCTCGAACGCTTCAAACGGGTGGAGCAGCCGATCGAGGCCCTGCTCGCCCGTCTGACCGGCTCGGCGGCGCTGCCCGTTTCCCTGCGGCGCACGGCCCAGGAACAGTTCGACTTCCTCCTGCCTGCGGCCGACCCCAGGGGCCTCTATGCCCACAGTCTGGTGCCGTTGTCGGCGCTCCGGTTTCGCTAG
- a CDS encoding RtcB family protein: MQRVITTEKIPLMLWLAELDADALEQARHLANLPCAFHHVAIMADAHVGYGMPIGGVLATIGAVIPNAVGVDIGCGMRAVRTGLSDIDPPELKKILAGLRQAIPLGFKHHDKPRPVASLPDPGDLEREMPVVAEEFASARCQIGTLGGGNHFIEIQRGRDQRIWLMVHSGSRNIGYKVAGQYNTLAIRLAKTKGQEAIPSQWQLAALPLASAEGQRYLREMEYCVAFARANRREMMNAFQEIVAEITGCDQFEPPVDVAHNYAARETHFGREVWVHRKGATRAFAGEYGIIPGSQGSRSYIVRGLGNPQSFMSCSHGAGRVLGRKEAQRVLNLREEIDKLNARHILHSLRHRSDLEEAPGAYKDINVVIASQADLIEVVTELEPLAVLKG; the protein is encoded by the coding sequence GTGCAACGGGTCATCACAACCGAGAAAATTCCCTTGATGCTCTGGCTGGCGGAGCTGGACGCGGACGCCCTGGAGCAGGCGCGGCACCTGGCCAATCTTCCCTGCGCCTTCCATCATGTGGCCATCATGGCCGATGCCCATGTGGGGTACGGCATGCCCATCGGCGGGGTACTGGCGACCATCGGCGCCGTCATTCCCAACGCGGTGGGGGTTGACATCGGCTGCGGCATGCGGGCCGTGCGCACCGGGTTGAGCGACATCGATCCGCCGGAGCTGAAGAAAATCCTGGCCGGCCTGCGCCAGGCCATCCCGCTTGGATTCAAGCATCACGACAAACCGCGGCCGGTGGCCTCCTTGCCCGATCCGGGTGACCTGGAGCGGGAGATGCCGGTGGTGGCCGAGGAGTTTGCCAGCGCTCGCTGCCAGATCGGCACCTTGGGCGGCGGCAATCACTTCATCGAGATCCAACGGGGCCGTGATCAGCGCATTTGGCTGATGGTCCATTCCGGCAGCAGGAACATCGGCTACAAGGTGGCCGGCCAGTACAATACCCTGGCCATCCGACTGGCAAAAACCAAGGGCCAGGAGGCCATTCCCAGCCAGTGGCAGCTGGCGGCCCTGCCGCTGGCCTCGGCCGAGGGGCAACGCTACCTGCGCGAGATGGAATACTGCGTGGCCTTTGCCCGTGCCAACCGGCGGGAGATGATGAACGCCTTCCAGGAAATCGTGGCCGAGATCACCGGTTGCGACCAGTTTGAGCCGCCCGTGGATGTGGCCCACAACTATGCGGCCCGCGAGACGCATTTCGGCCGGGAGGTCTGGGTGCACCGCAAGGGGGCTACCCGCGCCTTTGCCGGGGAGTACGGCATCATTCCCGGTTCCCAGGGCAGCCGCAGCTATATCGTTCGCGGCCTGGGCAACCCGCAGTCGTTCATGTCCTGTTCCCATGGCGCCGGCCGGGTGTTGGGCCGCAAGGAGGCCCAGCGGGTGCTCAACCTGCGCGAGGAAATCGACAAGCTCAATGCCCGTCATATCCTCCACTCGCTCCGCCATCGCAGCGATCTCGAAGAGGCGCCCGGAGCCTACAAGGACATCAACGTGGTGATCGCCAGCCAGGCTGATTTGATCGAGGTGGTCACCGAACTTGAGCCGCTGGCGGTGCTCAAGGGCTGA
- a CDS encoding membrane protein gives MITEATLLHLWHHLGWPLLRLLLYLAIGLLAALFIESLNWTRKLAIVARPLTRFGHLSPLTGASFSMCFFSGMAANTMLAEGYDSKQLSRKELILANLFNSLPSNFLHLPTTFFIAAPIIKGAAFIYIGLTVSAAVLRTLFIALVSRLLLPAANSEAQAMQLPPDPAHPFRAALRNTLKRFKRRIRKIVSYTVPIYILFYFLSEAGFFAAAERFMGQHLAWMAWLSPQALSILTFQMAAEFTAGLAAAGSLLASGSMSAREIVLVLLIGNVLSSPIRAIRHQYPYYAGIFKPVLAAELILFSQSFRALSIAFVALVYYFVTA, from the coding sequence ATGATCACCGAAGCAACCCTGCTCCACCTCTGGCACCATCTTGGCTGGCCGCTGCTGCGCCTGTTGCTCTACCTGGCCATTGGCCTGCTCGCGGCCCTGTTCATCGAATCGCTCAACTGGACCCGCAAACTGGCCATCGTCGCCCGGCCGCTGACCCGCTTCGGCCATCTCTCGCCGCTGACCGGGGCCTCCTTTTCGATGTGCTTCTTTTCCGGCATGGCCGCCAACACCATGCTGGCCGAGGGATACGACAGCAAACAGTTGAGCCGCAAGGAACTGATCCTGGCAAACCTGTTCAACAGCCTGCCCAGTAATTTTCTCCATCTGCCGACAACATTCTTCATTGCCGCCCCGATTATCAAGGGCGCCGCCTTCATCTATATCGGCCTGACCGTCTCTGCCGCCGTGCTACGCACCCTGTTCATCGCCCTGGTGAGCCGGCTGCTGCTGCCGGCGGCCAACAGTGAGGCCCAGGCCATGCAGCTGCCGCCGGACCCGGCCCATCCCTTCCGCGCCGCCCTGCGCAATACCCTGAAACGGTTCAAGCGGCGCATCCGCAAGATCGTCAGTTACACGGTGCCGATCTACATCCTGTTCTATTTCCTCAGCGAGGCCGGTTTCTTTGCCGCCGCCGAACGGTTCATGGGACAGCATCTTGCTTGGATGGCGTGGCTGTCCCCCCAGGCCCTGTCCATCCTCACCTTTCAGATGGCCGCCGAGTTCACCGCCGGCCTGGCCGCGGCCGGGTCGCTTTTGGCCAGCGGTTCGATGAGCGCGCGCGAGATCGTGCTCGTGCTGCTGATCGGCAACGTGCTCTCCTCGCCGATCCGGGCCATCCGCCACCAGTATCCCTATTATGCCGGGATCTTCAAGCCGGTGCTGGCCGCGGAACTGATTCTGTTCAGCCAGAGTTTCCGGGCGTTGAGCATAGCCTTTGTTGCCCTGGTGTATTACTTTGTAACCGCGTAA
- a CDS encoding universal stress protein translates to MERTILVAIDGSVYSSNSLDYLARLFAADRGLSIHLLSVVSAGAAGKEWMLEVDPLRAQAPGADKRTALARRHLKEAEERLIRSGFAQERIQTRVKTAASVSGAIREEAERGNYDSLLVGRRGLGAVGNMFFGSTSSDLIERCHRVPLWIVDGSVGASRFLLAVHSHPASLMAADHLAFMLKDHPSAEICLYHSNSVFGKQPAARAEEFHPQWGKAWCDQYLDLDNFLFYAHAQLLVDNGFARHRITQLPAQMHLDVSSDLLKQAKQYSCGTIVIGRRRRDLAKGQLKGISEKTLKQAENIAVWLAG, encoded by the coding sequence ATGGAAAGAACCATTCTCGTGGCGATCGACGGTTCCGTGTACAGCTCCAATAGCCTCGACTACCTGGCCCGATTGTTCGCAGCGGATCGCGGTCTCTCCATTCACCTGCTCAGCGTGGTGTCTGCGGGCGCCGCGGGCAAGGAATGGATGCTTGAGGTCGATCCGCTCCGCGCCCAGGCGCCGGGTGCGGATAAACGCACCGCGCTCGCCCGCAGGCATCTCAAGGAGGCGGAGGAACGATTGATCCGCAGCGGCTTTGCCCAGGAACGGATCCAAACGCGGGTCAAGACCGCGGCAAGCGTCAGTGGCGCCATTCGCGAGGAGGCCGAGCGCGGCAACTACGACAGCCTGCTCGTCGGTCGCCGTGGCCTGGGGGCGGTGGGCAACATGTTTTTCGGCAGCACCTCGAGCGATCTGATTGAACGATGCCATCGGGTGCCGCTGTGGATCGTCGACGGCAGTGTCGGCGCCTCCCGCTTTCTGCTCGCCGTGCATAGTCACCCCGCCTCGCTGATGGCGGCCGACCATCTGGCCTTCATGCTCAAGGACCATCCAAGCGCCGAGATCTGCCTCTACCATTCCAATTCGGTGTTCGGCAAGCAGCCGGCGGCCAGGGCCGAGGAGTTTCACCCCCAATGGGGCAAGGCCTGGTGCGACCAGTATCTCGACCTGGACAACTTCCTTTTCTACGCCCATGCCCAGCTGCTGGTCGACAACGGCTTCGCCCGTCACCGCATCACCCAGCTGCCGGCGCAGATGCACCTCGACGTGAGCAGCGATCTGCTCAAGCAGGCCAAACAGTACAGCTGCGGGACCATCGTCATCGGCCGTCGACGGCGGGATCTGGCCAAGGGGCAGCTCAAGGGCATTTCCGAAAAAACCCTCAAGCAGGCCGAAAACATCGCCGTCTGGCTGGCCGGATAA